A single region of the Anguilla anguilla isolate fAngAng1 chromosome 17, fAngAng1.pri, whole genome shotgun sequence genome encodes:
- the LOC118216053 gene encoding uncharacterized protein LOC118216053 isoform X2, producing the protein MEKGERTPVEIITGKYPNCKKEIEHISGKWEKRTKRMATKWPKEGTFDVEICDQMGGVIANYRTGDKSEKRKRKREQEKRILGWFRSASLEKYVGMSGGRSEEMTPPPYTPQSSGHAEIKEKGVYPIGPVTSAVTVCPVVKIQVQIQGWVEHEESEEQLGIERARLEEEKGKIEKRVTELRREYKEVEELEELLKEKYNQYDEYHSRLIKKAKEIRDTEKKQQTSKICQKPEQVGPKRDGETHKKCETAGWGNVRWEKLPYNTWEELKPKITKRTESREKHKPYLTKDIINRKQIAQAEYKYNKGEEEFSPAEKSEASDNEACQTNNSEAEESDGGEGPAQVGGDLAGRYQNTRERPPTRCNPAAEGYSHTASKPNTIAPLLIKEEGVPRYIPWSTQDMHNVITNLPDLQNGASHWIRVLEEETTGRILAVGDLKALLGKVVGMETMLDIFEQAGFDRNHAQSPAVDGGPFDNVRGVVWTALRALYPARLDMAALTGPPLKDNEPLATYIHMQLRRWRLFTKRDVRADPIMTTLFRKAIQEGMSPEVGRRLDEVVGLNTMTHREFVDHVVHAVDRQREEGKKLEDQTKDIQRKLLQLQLEELRAKEKEAEKVASVKIQYMDNEFFNFEATPPPEPWSSRMVPRPTVVYDFSGIPHPVAMQDTKEQYIRGAKGGTQGVQEEAAALLSEDGESGGTVGADTSQGSNSTNSAPAGPVRESQAGFPVE; encoded by the exons atggaaaaaggagagagaacgCCGGTTGAAATAATCACAGGAAAATATCCTAATTGTAAAAAGGAGATAGAACATATATcaggaaaatgggaaaaaagaactaaaagaaTGGCGACAAAATGGCCTAAAGAGGGCACGTTTGATGTAGAAATATGCGATCAGATGGGAGGGGTAATAGCAAATTATAGAACAGGAGACaagtcagaaaaaagaaagcgaaaaagagaacaggaaaaaagaatTTTAGGATGGTTTAGGTCCGCTTCCCTAGAAAAATATGTAGGAATGAGTGGGGGTCGCAGTGAAGAAATGACCCCCCCTCCGTATACCCCGCAGTCATCAGGACATGCGGAAATAAAAGAGAAGGGCGTGTACCCAATAGGCCCGGTAACATCTGCAGTAACTGTGTGTCCAGTAGTAAAAATACAGGTTCAGATACAAGGGTGGGTAGAACATGAGGAAAGTGAGGAACAGCTCGGGATAGAGAGAGCGCGGCTTGaggaagaaaagggaaaaatagaaaaaagggtAACAGAGCTAAGGAGAGAATACAAGGAAGTGGAGGAGTTAGAAGagctgttaaaagaaaaatataaccaGTATGATGAATACCATAGCCGgttaataaaaaaggcaaaggaGATAAGAGACACTGAGAAAAAACAGCAAACGtctaaaatatgccaaaagCCTGAACAGGTGGGGCCAAAAAGGGACGGggaaacacataaaaaatgcgAAACTGCGGGGTGGGGAAATGTTAGATGGGAAAAGCTCCCGTATAACACGTGGGAAGAGCTGAAGCCAAAAATTACCAAGAGAACAGAGTCCCGAGAAAAACATAAGCCATATTTGACGAAAGACATTATAAATAGAAAGCAAATCGCCCAAGcagaatataaatacaataaaggGGAGGAGGAATTCTCCCCAGCAGAAAAAAGTGAGGCGAGCGACAATGAGGCATGCCAGACAAACAATAGTGAGGCAGAAGAGTCAGACGGGGGAGAGGGGCCTGCACAGGTGGGAGGAGATTTAGCTGGGCGATATCAAAACACAAGAGAAAGGCCGCCAACCCGGTGTAACCCAGCAGCAGAAGGATATAGCCATACTGCTAGTAAACCCAATACTATAGCACCATTGTTGATTAAGGAAGAGGGTGTACCCCGATACATTCCCTGGTCCACCCAAGATAtgcataatgtaataaccaatcTCCCTGATTTGCAGAATGGAGCAAGCCACTGGATCagggtgctggaggaggagacgaCAGGCCGGATCCTGGCTGTGGGGGACCTGAAGGCTCTCCTGGGAAAGGTTGTGGGGATGGAAACAATGCTGGACATATTTGAGCAGGCTGGCTTTGACAGAAACCATGCGCAGTCTCCAGCAGTGGACGGTGGGCCGTTTGATAACGTGCGTGGGGTTGTTTGGACTGCTCTGCGAGCCCTGTATCCCGCACGACTGGACATGGCGGCCTTAACGGGACCGCCGTTAAAAGACAATGAACCACTGGCGACATACATCCACATGCAGTTGCGCAGGTGGAGATTGTTTACTAAAAGGGACGTACGGGCAGATCCCATAATGACCACCCTATTCCGCAAAGCCATCCAGGAGGGGATGTCACCGGAAGTGGGGCGCCGCCTCGATGAGGTGGTGGGACTGAACACCATGACACACAGAGAATTTGTGGATCACGTGGTGCACGCTGTGGACAGGCAGCGGGAAGAAGGGAAAAAGCTGGAAGATCAAACAAAAGACATTCAAAGGAAGCTACTGCAgttgcagctggaggagctgagagccaaagaaaaagaggcagaaaaaGTGGCATCtgtgaaaatacagtatatggacAATGAATTCTTTAACTTCGAAGCCACCCCCCCGCCTGAACCATGGAGCAGCCGGATGGTGCCCCGGCCGACGGTGGTCTACGACTTCTCCGGCATCCCTCACCCAGTGGCCATGCAAG ATACAAAAGAACAGTACATAAGGGGGGCAAAAGGGGGGACACAAGGTGTCCAGGAAgaagctgcagctctgctctcagAAGACGGGGAGAGCGGAGGGACTGTGGGCGctgacaccagccaagggagcaACAGCACCAACAGTGCCCCTGCGGGTCCAGTACGAGAATCGCAGGCCGGCTTTCCAGTGGAGTGA
- the LOC118216053 gene encoding uncharacterized protein LOC118216053 isoform X4, translating to METMLDIFEQAGFDRNHAQSPAVDGGPFDNVRGVVWTALRALYPARLDMAALTGPPLKDNEPLATYIHMQLRRWRLFTKRDVRADPIMTTLFRKAIQEGMSPEVGRRLDEVVGLNTMTHREFVDHVVHAVDRQREEGKKLEDQTKDIQRKLLQLQLEELRAKEKEAEKVASVKIQYMDNEFFNFEATPPPEPWSSRMVPRPTVVYDFSGIPHPVAMQGNMKGGGTQPGGYQRGGGPGNGGQNNQWKGQLNQNNNMQNRNWNQQSFPNQQRQGPIFCYGCGQEGHIKRWCPNTQRMYPGNQGTWVSNQPQQLQGYPNLAPPPQARPPYQSMEPVNYQGAQ from the coding sequence ATGGAAACAATGCTGGACATATTTGAGCAGGCTGGCTTTGACAGAAACCATGCGCAGTCTCCAGCAGTGGACGGTGGGCCGTTTGATAACGTGCGTGGGGTTGTTTGGACTGCTCTGCGAGCCCTGTATCCCGCACGACTGGACATGGCGGCCTTAACGGGACCGCCGTTAAAAGACAATGAACCACTGGCGACATACATCCACATGCAGTTGCGCAGGTGGAGATTGTTTACTAAAAGGGACGTACGGGCAGATCCCATAATGACCACCCTATTCCGCAAAGCCATCCAGGAGGGGATGTCACCGGAAGTGGGGCGCCGCCTCGATGAGGTGGTGGGACTGAACACCATGACACACAGAGAATTTGTGGATCACGTGGTGCACGCTGTGGACAGGCAGCGGGAAGAAGGGAAAAAGCTGGAAGATCAAACAAAAGACATTCAAAGGAAGCTACTGCAgttgcagctggaggagctgagagccaaagaaaaagaggcagaaaaaGTGGCATCtgtgaaaatacagtatatggacAATGAATTCTTTAACTTCGAAGCCACCCCCCCGCCTGAACCATGGAGCAGCCGGATGGTGCCCCGGCCGACGGTGGTCTACGACTTCTCCGGCATCCCTCACCCAGTGGCCATGCAAGGTAATATGAAAGGGGGGGGCACCCAACCGGGTGGGTATCAAAGGGGGGGAGGGCCAGGGAATGGTGGTCAAAATAATCAGTGGAAAGGGCAGCTGAATCAGAATAACAACATGCAGAATAGAAATTGGAACCAGCAGAGTTTTCCTAATCAACAGAGACAGGGCCCCATATTTTGCTATGGATGTGGTCAGGAGGGGCACATAAAAAGATGGTGTCCAAACACCCAAAGGATGTACCCAGGTAACCAGGGGACCTGGGTATCTAATCAGCCTCAGCAATTGCAGGGTTACCCCAACTTGGCCCCACCTCCCCAGGCTAGGCCCCCATATCAGAGTATGGAACCTGTAAATTACCAAGGTGCCCAATAG
- the LOC118216053 gene encoding uncharacterized protein LOC118216053 isoform X1: protein MEKGERTPVEIITGKYPNCKKEIEHISGKWEKRTKRMATKWPKEGTFDVEICDQMGGVIANYRTGDKSEKRKRKREQEKRILGWFRSASLEKYVGMSGGRSEEMTPPPYTPQSSGHAEIKEKGVYPIGPVTSAVTVCPVVKIQVQIQGWVEHEESEEQLGIERARLEEEKGKIEKRVTELRREYKEVEELEELLKEKYNQYDEYHSRLIKKAKEIRDTEKKQQTSKICQKPEQVGPKRDGETHKKCETAGWGNVRWEKLPYNTWEELKPKITKRTESREKHKPYLTKDIINRKQIAQAEYKYNKGEEEFSPAEKSEASDNEACQTNNSEAEESDGGEGPAQVGGDLAGRYQNTRERPPTRCNPAAEGYSHTASKPNTIAPLLIKEEGVPRYIPWSTQDMHNVITNLPDLQNGASHWIRVLEEETTGRILAVGDLKALLGKVVGMETMLDIFEQAGFDRNHAQSPAVDGGPFDNVRGVVWTALRALYPARLDMAALTGPPLKDNEPLATYIHMQLRRWRLFTKRDVRADPIMTTLFRKAIQEGMSPEVGRRLDEVVGLNTMTHREFVDHVVHAVDRQREEGKKLEDQTKDIQRKLLQLQLEELRAKEKEAEKVASVKIQYMDNEFFNFEATPPPEPWSSRMVPRPTVVYDFSGIPHPVAMQGNMKGGGTQPGGYQRGGGPGNGGQNNQWKGQLNQNNNMQNRNWNQQSFPNQQRQGPIFCYGCGQEGHIKRWCPNTQRMYPGNQGTWVSNQPQQLQGYPNLAPPPQARPPYQSMEPVNYQGAQ, encoded by the coding sequence atggaaaaaggagagagaacgCCGGTTGAAATAATCACAGGAAAATATCCTAATTGTAAAAAGGAGATAGAACATATATcaggaaaatgggaaaaaagaactaaaagaaTGGCGACAAAATGGCCTAAAGAGGGCACGTTTGATGTAGAAATATGCGATCAGATGGGAGGGGTAATAGCAAATTATAGAACAGGAGACaagtcagaaaaaagaaagcgaaaaagagaacaggaaaaaagaatTTTAGGATGGTTTAGGTCCGCTTCCCTAGAAAAATATGTAGGAATGAGTGGGGGTCGCAGTGAAGAAATGACCCCCCCTCCGTATACCCCGCAGTCATCAGGACATGCGGAAATAAAAGAGAAGGGCGTGTACCCAATAGGCCCGGTAACATCTGCAGTAACTGTGTGTCCAGTAGTAAAAATACAGGTTCAGATACAAGGGTGGGTAGAACATGAGGAAAGTGAGGAACAGCTCGGGATAGAGAGAGCGCGGCTTGaggaagaaaagggaaaaatagaaaaaagggtAACAGAGCTAAGGAGAGAATACAAGGAAGTGGAGGAGTTAGAAGagctgttaaaagaaaaatataaccaGTATGATGAATACCATAGCCGgttaataaaaaaggcaaaggaGATAAGAGACACTGAGAAAAAACAGCAAACGtctaaaatatgccaaaagCCTGAACAGGTGGGGCCAAAAAGGGACGGggaaacacataaaaaatgcgAAACTGCGGGGTGGGGAAATGTTAGATGGGAAAAGCTCCCGTATAACACGTGGGAAGAGCTGAAGCCAAAAATTACCAAGAGAACAGAGTCCCGAGAAAAACATAAGCCATATTTGACGAAAGACATTATAAATAGAAAGCAAATCGCCCAAGcagaatataaatacaataaaggGGAGGAGGAATTCTCCCCAGCAGAAAAAAGTGAGGCGAGCGACAATGAGGCATGCCAGACAAACAATAGTGAGGCAGAAGAGTCAGACGGGGGAGAGGGGCCTGCACAGGTGGGAGGAGATTTAGCTGGGCGATATCAAAACACAAGAGAAAGGCCGCCAACCCGGTGTAACCCAGCAGCAGAAGGATATAGCCATACTGCTAGTAAACCCAATACTATAGCACCATTGTTGATTAAGGAAGAGGGTGTACCCCGATACATTCCCTGGTCCACCCAAGATAtgcataatgtaataaccaatcTCCCTGATTTGCAGAATGGAGCAAGCCACTGGATCagggtgctggaggaggagacgaCAGGCCGGATCCTGGCTGTGGGGGACCTGAAGGCTCTCCTGGGAAAGGTTGTGGGGATGGAAACAATGCTGGACATATTTGAGCAGGCTGGCTTTGACAGAAACCATGCGCAGTCTCCAGCAGTGGACGGTGGGCCGTTTGATAACGTGCGTGGGGTTGTTTGGACTGCTCTGCGAGCCCTGTATCCCGCACGACTGGACATGGCGGCCTTAACGGGACCGCCGTTAAAAGACAATGAACCACTGGCGACATACATCCACATGCAGTTGCGCAGGTGGAGATTGTTTACTAAAAGGGACGTACGGGCAGATCCCATAATGACCACCCTATTCCGCAAAGCCATCCAGGAGGGGATGTCACCGGAAGTGGGGCGCCGCCTCGATGAGGTGGTGGGACTGAACACCATGACACACAGAGAATTTGTGGATCACGTGGTGCACGCTGTGGACAGGCAGCGGGAAGAAGGGAAAAAGCTGGAAGATCAAACAAAAGACATTCAAAGGAAGCTACTGCAgttgcagctggaggagctgagagccaaagaaaaagaggcagaaaaaGTGGCATCtgtgaaaatacagtatatggacAATGAATTCTTTAACTTCGAAGCCACCCCCCCGCCTGAACCATGGAGCAGCCGGATGGTGCCCCGGCCGACGGTGGTCTACGACTTCTCCGGCATCCCTCACCCAGTGGCCATGCAAGGTAATATGAAAGGGGGGGGCACCCAACCGGGTGGGTATCAAAGGGGGGGAGGGCCAGGGAATGGTGGTCAAAATAATCAGTGGAAAGGGCAGCTGAATCAGAATAACAACATGCAGAATAGAAATTGGAACCAGCAGAGTTTTCCTAATCAACAGAGACAGGGCCCCATATTTTGCTATGGATGTGGTCAGGAGGGGCACATAAAAAGATGGTGTCCAAACACCCAAAGGATGTACCCAGGTAACCAGGGGACCTGGGTATCTAATCAGCCTCAGCAATTGCAGGGTTACCCCAACTTGGCCCCACCTCCCCAGGCTAGGCCCCCATATCAGAGTATGGAACCTGTAAATTACCAAGGTGCCCAATAG
- the LOC118216053 gene encoding uncharacterized protein LOC118216053 isoform X3, with amino-acid sequence MEKGERTPVEIITGKYPNCKKEIEHISGKWEKRTKRMATKWPKEGTFDVEICDQMGGVIANYRTGDKSEKRKRKREQEKRILGWFRSASLEKYVGMSGGRSEEMTPPPYTPQSSGHAEIKEKGVYPIGPVTSAVTVCPVVKIQVQIQGWVEHEESEEQLGIERARLEEEKGKIEKRVTELRREYKEVEELEELLKEKYNQYDEYHSRLIKKAKEIRDTEKKQQTSKICQKPEQVGPKRDGETHKKCETAGWGNVRWEKLPYNTWEELKPKITKRTESREKHKPYLTKDIINRKQIAQAEYKYNKGEEEFSPAEKSEASDNEACQTNNSEAEESDGGEGPAQNGASHWIRVLEEETTGRILAVGDLKALLGKVVGMETMLDIFEQAGFDRNHAQSPAVDGGPFDNVRGVVWTALRALYPARLDMAALTGPPLKDNEPLATYIHMQLRRWRLFTKRDVRADPIMTTLFRKAIQEGMSPEVGRRLDEVVGLNTMTHREFVDHVVHAVDRQREEGKKLEDQTKDIQRKLLQLQLEELRAKEKEAEKVASVKIQYMDNEFFNFEATPPPEPWSSRMVPRPTVVYDFSGIPHPVAMQGNMKGGGTQPGGYQRGGGPGNGGQNNQWKGQLNQNNNMQNRNWNQQSFPNQQRQGPIFCYGCGQEGHIKRWCPNTQRMYPGNQGTWVSNQPQQLQGYPNLAPPPQARPPYQSMEPVNYQGAQ; translated from the exons atggaaaaaggagagagaacgCCGGTTGAAATAATCACAGGAAAATATCCTAATTGTAAAAAGGAGATAGAACATATATcaggaaaatgggaaaaaagaactaaaagaaTGGCGACAAAATGGCCTAAAGAGGGCACGTTTGATGTAGAAATATGCGATCAGATGGGAGGGGTAATAGCAAATTATAGAACAGGAGACaagtcagaaaaaagaaagcgaaaaagagaacaggaaaaaagaatTTTAGGATGGTTTAGGTCCGCTTCCCTAGAAAAATATGTAGGAATGAGTGGGGGTCGCAGTGAAGAAATGACCCCCCCTCCGTATACCCCGCAGTCATCAGGACATGCGGAAATAAAAGAGAAGGGCGTGTACCCAATAGGCCCGGTAACATCTGCAGTAACTGTGTGTCCAGTAGTAAAAATACAGGTTCAGATACAAGGGTGGGTAGAACATGAGGAAAGTGAGGAACAGCTCGGGATAGAGAGAGCGCGGCTTGaggaagaaaagggaaaaatagaaaaaagggtAACAGAGCTAAGGAGAGAATACAAGGAAGTGGAGGAGTTAGAAGagctgttaaaagaaaaatataaccaGTATGATGAATACCATAGCCGgttaataaaaaaggcaaaggaGATAAGAGACACTGAGAAAAAACAGCAAACGtctaaaatatgccaaaagCCTGAACAGGTGGGGCCAAAAAGGGACGGggaaacacataaaaaatgcgAAACTGCGGGGTGGGGAAATGTTAGATGGGAAAAGCTCCCGTATAACACGTGGGAAGAGCTGAAGCCAAAAATTACCAAGAGAACAGAGTCCCGAGAAAAACATAAGCCATATTTGACGAAAGACATTATAAATAGAAAGCAAATCGCCCAAGcagaatataaatacaataaaggGGAGGAGGAATTCTCCCCAGCAGAAAAAAGTGAGGCGAGCGACAATGAGGCATGCCAGACAAACAATAGTGAGGCAGAAGAGTCAGACGGGGGAGAGGGGCCTGCACAG AATGGAGCAAGCCACTGGATCagggtgctggaggaggagacgaCAGGCCGGATCCTGGCTGTGGGGGACCTGAAGGCTCTCCTGGGAAAGGTTGTGGGGATGGAAACAATGCTGGACATATTTGAGCAGGCTGGCTTTGACAGAAACCATGCGCAGTCTCCAGCAGTGGACGGTGGGCCGTTTGATAACGTGCGTGGGGTTGTTTGGACTGCTCTGCGAGCCCTGTATCCCGCACGACTGGACATGGCGGCCTTAACGGGACCGCCGTTAAAAGACAATGAACCACTGGCGACATACATCCACATGCAGTTGCGCAGGTGGAGATTGTTTACTAAAAGGGACGTACGGGCAGATCCCATAATGACCACCCTATTCCGCAAAGCCATCCAGGAGGGGATGTCACCGGAAGTGGGGCGCCGCCTCGATGAGGTGGTGGGACTGAACACCATGACACACAGAGAATTTGTGGATCACGTGGTGCACGCTGTGGACAGGCAGCGGGAAGAAGGGAAAAAGCTGGAAGATCAAACAAAAGACATTCAAAGGAAGCTACTGCAgttgcagctggaggagctgagagccaaagaaaaagaggcagaaaaaGTGGCATCtgtgaaaatacagtatatggacAATGAATTCTTTAACTTCGAAGCCACCCCCCCGCCTGAACCATGGAGCAGCCGGATGGTGCCCCGGCCGACGGTGGTCTACGACTTCTCCGGCATCCCTCACCCAGTGGCCATGCAAGGTAATATGAAAGGGGGGGGCACCCAACCGGGTGGGTATCAAAGGGGGGGAGGGCCAGGGAATGGTGGTCAAAATAATCAGTGGAAAGGGCAGCTGAATCAGAATAACAACATGCAGAATAGAAATTGGAACCAGCAGAGTTTTCCTAATCAACAGAGACAGGGCCCCATATTTTGCTATGGATGTGGTCAGGAGGGGCACATAAAAAGATGGTGTCCAAACACCCAAAGGATGTACCCAGGTAACCAGGGGACCTGGGTATCTAATCAGCCTCAGCAATTGCAGGGTTACCCCAACTTGGCCCCACCTCCCCAGGCTAGGCCCCCATATCAGAGTATGGAACCTGTAAATTACCAAGGTGCCCAATAG